A section of the Lineus longissimus chromosome 1, tnLinLong1.2, whole genome shotgun sequence genome encodes:
- the LOC135485954 gene encoding multidrug resistance-associated protein 1-like isoform X3: protein MNDSRGVINWSGACGKQDGWALWDPQLSLNTSSPDLTLCFQNTILIWLPCLYLWLCAPFLTYYLYHRSLKHALCDISKLNLAKTILCALLCIVAAINLFKTVSEVATSVNTPMALWISPGIYLPTILLVTTFIHQEFRRGIHSSGVMFMFWFLQVICGAIMLRSNIMQINQKGYVDDPFRLSTFIISYALILAEFVLAFFADLRALEPPRDRSKKVGYEKGTPDDKSAVQLLTAGEKARKEFEEVHAPCPEIAATFLVRITFTWLTSLIVLGWRRTLQFADLWLMRPQDMSSTLNARFEKFWIKALTKSDRLVMHNSSAANHSSKPMLNGPKVEVRSPNSKKRPSLWKMYAKLFGPYYFIGCLYKIMQDSVLFLQPTLLSALITFVETEDAYRWKGFLIAGLLFIVTGIKSFMIGLQMNNFMMIGMRVRTLLTAAIYRKSLRLSSSGRKKFTQGQIVNLMSVDAQKMQEVFQNLHFIWSGPLTIIIALCYLWSILGVATLAGVGCIFLVMPLNIVFAKMSRKLQSENMILKDSRLKLLNEILNGMKVLKLYGWEKSFQQKIMCIRNQEVKKLRMAAFIDALAYCSWFLTPFLISLATFGVYVSISPDNVLDANKAFVSLSVVNIMLGPILLMSILIGQLIHAIVANNRIEDFLYSEELEGDSITHDPDLVGLVSIKDGTFSWGKDEEAVLADLSLDIAPGSLVAIVGAVGSGKSSLISAILGELHNLSGEVVVHGQVAYVPQQAWIQNATLKDNILFHCPQDKEKYDKVIKACALLSDLNILPGGDETEIGDKGINVSGGQKQRISLARAVYQDSDIYLLDDPLSAVDSHVGKHIFTEVIGEQGLLKNKTRVFVTHGVTYLKQTDYIYVLGGDGGIREEGKFEDLLSHDGAFAEFIRNYLLEEEVDEEEDLELLELKADILSRMSSMSEEKLNTPKKTDQPFKRLKSQISHLSRESTPSHISRQDSRSRGMHRAKSEEELELVKKEILEKDKKLITEETTGQGDISTKVYLGYCKAAGGVFCASMVIAYLGYVASMVGANIWLSKWSEDEAASNGTVNRDQSNFRIGIYGVFGVSQVLCMLVMSFSLALGAMQASRRLHNRMVDSILRSPMSFFDTTPLGRIVNRLSKDIDVIDVNLPLMIRIFLATFSSVLSTAIIITYSTAIFLAALIPLGILYYFVQRFYICTTRQLKRIESVSRSPVFSHFSESVVGASSIRAYKLQEEFKNKSDNLIDQNNMAFYPNVMSARWLGFNLDLIGNFVVLFTSMFAVIAKGNTTAGIVGLSVSYAMRAAWDIPEEQPPKEWPQEGKVEFSNYSVRYRQGLDLVLKKINCSIRPGEKVGIVGRTGAGKSSLTLAMFRILEAAEGHITVDGVNISKIGLHDLRSKITIIPQDPVLFSGTLRMNLDPFDHHTDEDIWNSLDHSNLKEFVQSQSEKLMHECTEGGENLSVGQRQLVCLARALLRKTKILVLDEATAAVDLETDDLIQYTIRNEFKECTVITIAHRLNTIMDYDRVIVLDKGEIREFDSPSELLKDERGIFYSMSKDAGLV, encoded by the exons ATGAATGACAGTAGAGGTGTGATCAACTGGTCTGGTGCATGTGGCAAACAAGATGGCTGGGCACTTTGG GACCCCCAGTTGTCATTGAACACGAGCTCACCAGATTTAACACTTTGTTTCCAAAACACGATCCTGATATGGCTCCCCTGCTTGTACCTCTGGCTGTGCGCACCATTCCTGACCTACTACCTGTATCATCGCTCTCTAAAACATGCTCTGTGTGATATAAGTAAACTGAATTTAGCCAAGACA ATTCTGTGTGCCTTGCTATGTATTGTCGCTGCGATAAACCTGTTCAAGACCGTGAGTGAGGTGGCCACTTCAGTAAATACTCCAATGGCACTCTGGATTTCTCCTGGAATTTATTTGCCCACCATT TTGCTTGTGACCACCTTCATCCACCAAGAGTTCAGACGAGGCATCCATTCTTCGGGGGTCATGTTCATGTTCTGGTTCCTGCAGGTCATCTGTGGTGCTATCATGCTCCGGTCTAACATCATGCAAATAAACCAAAAG GGATATGTTGATGACCCATTCAGACTGAGCACGTTCATCATATCCTATGCCTTGATCCTGGCAGAGTTTGTCCTGGCTTTCTTTGCTGACTTGAGGGCTTTAGAACCCCCCAGGGATAGATCGAAGAAAGTTGGCTATGAGAAAGGCACGCCTGATGATAAATCTGCAGTACAACTGTTGACTGCCGGCGAGAAAGCAAGGAAAGAATTTGAGGAGGTTCAT GCACCATGTCCAGAAATTGCTGCCACCTTCTTAGTTAGAATAACATTCACTTGGTTAACTAG TTTGATTGTGCTAGGCTGGCGTCGGACCCTGCAGTTTGCAGACCTATGGCTGATGCGACCACAAGATATGAGCAGCACACTGAATgctagatttgaaaagttttggaTCAAAGCACTGACAAAGTCTGATAG GCTGGTGATGCACAATTCTTCAGCAGCTAACCATAGCAGTAAACCCATGCTTAATGGCCCCAAAGTCGAGGTGAGGAGCCCAAACAGCAAGAAACGACCATCACTTTGGAAAATGTATGCCAAGTTGTTTGGGCCATATTACTTCATTGGATGTCTGTACAAGATCATGCAAGACTCGGTTTTATTTCTGCAACCAACTCTTCTCAG TGCCTTGATCACTTTCGTGGAGACAGAGGATGCGTACCGATGGAAGGGGTTCCTGATTGCTGGCCTTCTGTTCATAGTAACAGGCATCAAGTCGTTCATGATCGGCCTGCAAATGAATAATTTCATGATGATCGGGATGAGAGTTCGTACACTTCTCACCGCTGCCATTTACAGGAAG TCTCTAAGATTGAGTAGCTCCGGACGGAAGAAGTTCACACAGGGTCAGATCGTGAATCTGATGTCGGTCGACGCCCAGAAGATGCAGGAGGTGTTTCAGAATCTCCACTTCATCTGGTCGGGGcccctcaccatcatcatcgcctTATGTTACCTTTGGAGTATCCTAGGAGTCGCCACCCTCGCCGGAGTTGGCTGCATATTTCTGGTTATGCCACTGAATATCGTTTTTGCGAAAATGTCGAGGAAACTTCAG TCTGAAAATATGATACTGAAAGACAGCCGTCTGAAACTCCTGAATGAGATACTGAACGGGATGAAGGTGCTCAAACTTTATGGATGGGAGAAGTCGTTCCAGCAGAAGATCATGTGCATTAGGAACCAAGAGGTCAAGAAACTTAGGATGGCGGCCTTCATTGATGCGTTGGCATACTGCAGTTGGTTCCTTACCCCATTCTTG ATCTCCTTGGCAACGTTTGGTGTTTATGTGTCCATATCACCAGACAACGTTCTCGATGCTAACAAAGCATTCGTATCGCTCTCCGTGGTCAACATCATGCTGGGACCTATCCTACTTATGTCCATATTAATTGGACAACTTATACAC GCTATTGTAGCGAATAACCGTATTGAAGACTTCCTGTACAGTGAAGAATTGGAGGGAGACAGTATTACACATGACCCAGATCTAG TGGGACTTGTCAGTATTAAAGATGGTACATTCAGCTGGGGGAAGGATGAAGAGGCTGTCCTCGCAGA tttgagCTTGGACATTGCCCCAGGGAGTCTTGTGGCCATCGTTGGAGCAGTCGGATCAGGCAAATCATCCCTCATATCAGCCATTCTGGGAGAGCTTCATAACTTGAGTGGAGAAGTGGTGGTACAT GGTCAGGTAGCATATGTTCCCCAGCAGGCGTGGATCCAGAACGCCACCCTTAAGGACAACATCCTCTTCCACTGTCCTCAGGACAAGGAGAAATATGACAAGGTCATCAAAGCATGTGCTTTGTTGTCTGATTTGAACATATTACCTGGAGGAGATGAAACAGAAATTGGAGATAAG GGTATCAATGTCAGCGGTGGTCAGAAGCAACGCATCAGTCTTGCGCGTGCCGTGTACCAGGACTCTGATATCTACCTCCTGGATGACCCCCTCAGCGCAGTGGACTCCCATGTTGGGAAACACATCTTCACAGAAGTCATTGGAGAGCAAGGCTTACTCAAGAACAAG acGCGAGTCTTTGTCACCCATGGCGTCACCTATTTGAAGCAGACAGACTACATCTACGTACTTGGGGGTGATGGTGGTATACGCGAAGAGGGCAAGTTTGAGGATCTACTCTCACATGACGGAGCATTCGCTGAATTCATCAGGAATTATCTGTTGGAAGAGGAGGTGGATGAAGAGGAAGACCTTGAAC TTCTGGAACTGAAGGCTGATATCTTGAGCAGAATGTCGTCTATGTCAGAAGAGAAACTTAACACGCCGAAGAAAACGGACCAACCATTTAAGAGGTTGAAGAGTCAGATTAGTCACCTCAGTAGAGAGAGTACACCATCACATATATCAAGGCAGGATAGTAGATCAAG aggAATGCACCGAGCAAAATCTGAGGAGGAATTGGAATTAGTCAAGAAAGAGATCTTGGAGAAGGACAAGAAACTAATAACAGAAGAAACAACAGGCCAAGGAGAT ATTTCCACGAAAGTCTACCTTGGCTACTGCAAAGCAGCGGGTGGTGTTTTCTGTGCCAGCATGGTGATTGCATACCTAGGCTACGTGGCTTCGATGGTCGGCGCTAACATCTGGCTGAGTAAGTGGAGTGAGGATGAGGCGGCATCCAATGGAACGGTGAACAGGGATCAGAGCAACTTCAGAATTGGAATCTATGGGGTCTTTGGAGTATCACAAG TGCTGTGTATGTTGGTGATGTCCTTCTCCCTGGCCCTCGGTGCGATGCAGGCCTCCAGGCGTCTGCACAACAGAATGGTGGACTCGATCTTACGTTCCCCAATGTCGTTCTTCGACACCACACCACTGGGACGAATAGTCAACAGGCTTTCAAAAGATATCGACGTCATCGATGTTAACCTGCCGTTGATGATTCGTATTTTCTTGGCCACGTTTTCCTCCGTCCTATCGActgccatcatcatcacctaCAGTACAGCAATATTCCTCGCAGCCCTCATACCACTTGGAATTCTTTATTATTTTGTACAG AGATTCTACATTTGTACGACCAGGCAGTTAAAGCGGATCGAGTCAGTGAGTCGGTCGCCTGTCTTCTCTCACTTCAGCGAATCAGTCGTTGGTGCTAGTTCGATTAGAGCATATAAACTACAGGAGGAGTTCAAAAATAAGTCGGACAATCTCATCGATCAGAATAACATGGCTTTCTACCCTAACGTCATGTCTGCCAG ATGGTTAGGGTTCAACCTCGATTTGATAGGGAACTTTGTGGTGCTCTTTACGAGTATGTTTGCTGTGATAGCAAAGGGTAACACCACAGCCGGTATCGTTGGCCTGTCTGTCTCTTATGCAATGAGA GCTGCGTGGGATATACCAGAAGAACAACCACCAAAGGAGTGGCCCCAAGAGGGCAAGGTTGAGTTCAGCAACTATTCCGTGAGGTATAGGCAAGGGTTGGACCTGGTCCTCAAGAAAATCAACTGTTCGATTCGACCAGGCGAAAAG GTTGGTATTGTTGGACGGACAGGAGCTGGCAAGTCCTCGTTGACACTGGCCATGTTCAGGATCCTCGAGGCAGCCGAAGGTCACATCACTGTCGACGGGGTCAACATCTCCAAGATTGGTCTGCATGATCTTCGCTCCAAGATTACGATCATACCACAG GACCCAGTCCTGTTCTCGGGCACACTTCGAATGAACCTGGATCCATTCGACCATCACACGGATGAAGATATATGGAATAGTCTCGATCATTCCAATCTGAAAGAATTTGTCCAGTCTCAATCTGAGAAGCTGATGCATGAATGCACAGAGGGAGGCGAAAACCTCAG TGTTGGCCAGCGACAGTTGGTGTGCCTGGCCCGGGCGTTACTCAGAAAGACGAAAATCCTTGTCTTAGATGAAGCCACCGCTGCTGTTGACTTGGAGACGGATGATCTCATTCAGTATACGATCAGAAATGAATTCAAGGAGTGCACGGTGATAACGATAGCCCATCGTCTCAATACCATCATGGATTATGACAG AGTGATAGTGCTAGATAAAGGAGAAATCCGTGAGTTTGATTCTCCAAGTGAACTACTTAAGGATGAGCGTGGAATCTTCTATAGTATGTCAAAAGATGCTGGTCTTGTTTAA
- the LOC135485954 gene encoding multidrug resistance-associated protein 1-like isoform X1: MNDSRGVINWSGACGKQDGWALWDPQLSLNTSSPDLTLCFQNTILIWLPCLYLWLCAPFLTYYLYHRSLKHALCDISKLNLAKTILCALLCIVAAINLFKTVSEVATSVNTPMALWISPGIYLPTILLVTTFIHQEFRRGIHSSGVMFMFWFLQVICGAIMLRSNIMQINQKGYVDDPFRLSTFIISYALILAEFVLAFFADLRALEPPRDRSKKVGYEKGTPDDKSAVQLLTAGEKARKEFEEVHAPCPEIAATFLVRITFTWLTSLIVLGWRRTLQFADLWLMRPQDMSSTLNARFEKFWIKALTKSDRLVMHNSSAANHSSKPMLNGPKVEVRSPNSKKRPSLWKMYAKLFGPYYFIGCLYKIMQDSVLFLQPTLLSALITFVETEDAYRWKGFLIAGLLFIVTGIKSFMIGLQMNNFMMIGMRVRTLLTAAIYRKSLRLSSSGRKKFTQGQIVNLMSVDAQKMQEVFQNLHFIWSGPLTIIIALCYLWSILGVATLAGVGCIFLVMPLNIVFAKMSRKLQSENMILKDSRLKLLNEILNGMKVLKLYGWEKSFQQKIMCIRNQEVKKLRMAAFIDALAYCSWFLTPFLISLATFGVYVSISPDNVLDANKAFVSLSVVNIMLGPILLMSILIGQLIHAIVANNRIEDFLYSEELEGDSITHDPDLVGLVSIKDGTFSWGKDEEAVLADLSLDIAPGSLVAIVGAVGSGKSSLISAILGELHNLSGEVVVHGQVAYVPQQAWIQNATLKDNILFHCPQDKEKYDKVIKACALLSDLNILPGGDETEIGDKGINVSGGQKQRISLARAVYQDSDIYLLDDPLSAVDSHVGKHIFTEVIGEQGLLKNKTRVFVTHGVTYLKQTDYIYVLGGDGGIREEGKFEDLLSHDGAFAEFIRNYLLEEEVDEEEDLELLELKADILSRMSSMSEEKLNTPKKTDQPFKRLKSQISHLSRESTPSHISRQDSRSRGMHRAKSEEELELVKKEILEKDKKLITEETTGQGDISTKVYLGYCKAAGGVFCASMVIAYLGYVASMVGANIWLSKWSEDEAASNGTVNRDQSNFRIGIYGVFGVSQVLCMLVMSFSLALGAMQASRRLHNRMVDSILRSPMSFFDTTPLGRIVNRLSKDIDVIDVNLPLMIRIFLATFSSVLSTAIIITYSTAIFLAALIPLGILYYFVQRFYICTTRQLKRIESVSRSPVFSHFSESVVGASSIRAYKLQEEFKNKSDNLIDQNNMAFYPNVMSARWLGFNLDLIGNFVVLFTSMFAVIAKGNTTAGIVGLSVSYAMRVTNILSYMVKMVCEVENCVVSADRVREYGKLEEEAAWDIPEEQPPKEWPQEGKVEFSNYSVRYRQGLDLVLKKINCSIRPGEKVGIVGRTGAGKSSLTLAMFRILEAAEGHITVDGVNISKIGLHDLRSKITIIPQDPVLFSGTLRMNLDPFDHHTDEDIWNSLDHSNLKEFVQSQSEKLMHECTEGGENLSVGQRQLVCLARALLRKTKILVLDEATAAVDLETDDLIQYTIRNEFKECTVITIAHRLNTIMDYDRVIVLDKGEIREFDSPSELLKDERGIFYSMSKDAGLV, translated from the exons ATGAATGACAGTAGAGGTGTGATCAACTGGTCTGGTGCATGTGGCAAACAAGATGGCTGGGCACTTTGG GACCCCCAGTTGTCATTGAACACGAGCTCACCAGATTTAACACTTTGTTTCCAAAACACGATCCTGATATGGCTCCCCTGCTTGTACCTCTGGCTGTGCGCACCATTCCTGACCTACTACCTGTATCATCGCTCTCTAAAACATGCTCTGTGTGATATAAGTAAACTGAATTTAGCCAAGACA ATTCTGTGTGCCTTGCTATGTATTGTCGCTGCGATAAACCTGTTCAAGACCGTGAGTGAGGTGGCCACTTCAGTAAATACTCCAATGGCACTCTGGATTTCTCCTGGAATTTATTTGCCCACCATT TTGCTTGTGACCACCTTCATCCACCAAGAGTTCAGACGAGGCATCCATTCTTCGGGGGTCATGTTCATGTTCTGGTTCCTGCAGGTCATCTGTGGTGCTATCATGCTCCGGTCTAACATCATGCAAATAAACCAAAAG GGATATGTTGATGACCCATTCAGACTGAGCACGTTCATCATATCCTATGCCTTGATCCTGGCAGAGTTTGTCCTGGCTTTCTTTGCTGACTTGAGGGCTTTAGAACCCCCCAGGGATAGATCGAAGAAAGTTGGCTATGAGAAAGGCACGCCTGATGATAAATCTGCAGTACAACTGTTGACTGCCGGCGAGAAAGCAAGGAAAGAATTTGAGGAGGTTCAT GCACCATGTCCAGAAATTGCTGCCACCTTCTTAGTTAGAATAACATTCACTTGGTTAACTAG TTTGATTGTGCTAGGCTGGCGTCGGACCCTGCAGTTTGCAGACCTATGGCTGATGCGACCACAAGATATGAGCAGCACACTGAATgctagatttgaaaagttttggaTCAAAGCACTGACAAAGTCTGATAG GCTGGTGATGCACAATTCTTCAGCAGCTAACCATAGCAGTAAACCCATGCTTAATGGCCCCAAAGTCGAGGTGAGGAGCCCAAACAGCAAGAAACGACCATCACTTTGGAAAATGTATGCCAAGTTGTTTGGGCCATATTACTTCATTGGATGTCTGTACAAGATCATGCAAGACTCGGTTTTATTTCTGCAACCAACTCTTCTCAG TGCCTTGATCACTTTCGTGGAGACAGAGGATGCGTACCGATGGAAGGGGTTCCTGATTGCTGGCCTTCTGTTCATAGTAACAGGCATCAAGTCGTTCATGATCGGCCTGCAAATGAATAATTTCATGATGATCGGGATGAGAGTTCGTACACTTCTCACCGCTGCCATTTACAGGAAG TCTCTAAGATTGAGTAGCTCCGGACGGAAGAAGTTCACACAGGGTCAGATCGTGAATCTGATGTCGGTCGACGCCCAGAAGATGCAGGAGGTGTTTCAGAATCTCCACTTCATCTGGTCGGGGcccctcaccatcatcatcgcctTATGTTACCTTTGGAGTATCCTAGGAGTCGCCACCCTCGCCGGAGTTGGCTGCATATTTCTGGTTATGCCACTGAATATCGTTTTTGCGAAAATGTCGAGGAAACTTCAG TCTGAAAATATGATACTGAAAGACAGCCGTCTGAAACTCCTGAATGAGATACTGAACGGGATGAAGGTGCTCAAACTTTATGGATGGGAGAAGTCGTTCCAGCAGAAGATCATGTGCATTAGGAACCAAGAGGTCAAGAAACTTAGGATGGCGGCCTTCATTGATGCGTTGGCATACTGCAGTTGGTTCCTTACCCCATTCTTG ATCTCCTTGGCAACGTTTGGTGTTTATGTGTCCATATCACCAGACAACGTTCTCGATGCTAACAAAGCATTCGTATCGCTCTCCGTGGTCAACATCATGCTGGGACCTATCCTACTTATGTCCATATTAATTGGACAACTTATACAC GCTATTGTAGCGAATAACCGTATTGAAGACTTCCTGTACAGTGAAGAATTGGAGGGAGACAGTATTACACATGACCCAGATCTAG TGGGACTTGTCAGTATTAAAGATGGTACATTCAGCTGGGGGAAGGATGAAGAGGCTGTCCTCGCAGA tttgagCTTGGACATTGCCCCAGGGAGTCTTGTGGCCATCGTTGGAGCAGTCGGATCAGGCAAATCATCCCTCATATCAGCCATTCTGGGAGAGCTTCATAACTTGAGTGGAGAAGTGGTGGTACAT GGTCAGGTAGCATATGTTCCCCAGCAGGCGTGGATCCAGAACGCCACCCTTAAGGACAACATCCTCTTCCACTGTCCTCAGGACAAGGAGAAATATGACAAGGTCATCAAAGCATGTGCTTTGTTGTCTGATTTGAACATATTACCTGGAGGAGATGAAACAGAAATTGGAGATAAG GGTATCAATGTCAGCGGTGGTCAGAAGCAACGCATCAGTCTTGCGCGTGCCGTGTACCAGGACTCTGATATCTACCTCCTGGATGACCCCCTCAGCGCAGTGGACTCCCATGTTGGGAAACACATCTTCACAGAAGTCATTGGAGAGCAAGGCTTACTCAAGAACAAG acGCGAGTCTTTGTCACCCATGGCGTCACCTATTTGAAGCAGACAGACTACATCTACGTACTTGGGGGTGATGGTGGTATACGCGAAGAGGGCAAGTTTGAGGATCTACTCTCACATGACGGAGCATTCGCTGAATTCATCAGGAATTATCTGTTGGAAGAGGAGGTGGATGAAGAGGAAGACCTTGAAC TTCTGGAACTGAAGGCTGATATCTTGAGCAGAATGTCGTCTATGTCAGAAGAGAAACTTAACACGCCGAAGAAAACGGACCAACCATTTAAGAGGTTGAAGAGTCAGATTAGTCACCTCAGTAGAGAGAGTACACCATCACATATATCAAGGCAGGATAGTAGATCAAG aggAATGCACCGAGCAAAATCTGAGGAGGAATTGGAATTAGTCAAGAAAGAGATCTTGGAGAAGGACAAGAAACTAATAACAGAAGAAACAACAGGCCAAGGAGAT ATTTCCACGAAAGTCTACCTTGGCTACTGCAAAGCAGCGGGTGGTGTTTTCTGTGCCAGCATGGTGATTGCATACCTAGGCTACGTGGCTTCGATGGTCGGCGCTAACATCTGGCTGAGTAAGTGGAGTGAGGATGAGGCGGCATCCAATGGAACGGTGAACAGGGATCAGAGCAACTTCAGAATTGGAATCTATGGGGTCTTTGGAGTATCACAAG TGCTGTGTATGTTGGTGATGTCCTTCTCCCTGGCCCTCGGTGCGATGCAGGCCTCCAGGCGTCTGCACAACAGAATGGTGGACTCGATCTTACGTTCCCCAATGTCGTTCTTCGACACCACACCACTGGGACGAATAGTCAACAGGCTTTCAAAAGATATCGACGTCATCGATGTTAACCTGCCGTTGATGATTCGTATTTTCTTGGCCACGTTTTCCTCCGTCCTATCGActgccatcatcatcacctaCAGTACAGCAATATTCCTCGCAGCCCTCATACCACTTGGAATTCTTTATTATTTTGTACAG AGATTCTACATTTGTACGACCAGGCAGTTAAAGCGGATCGAGTCAGTGAGTCGGTCGCCTGTCTTCTCTCACTTCAGCGAATCAGTCGTTGGTGCTAGTTCGATTAGAGCATATAAACTACAGGAGGAGTTCAAAAATAAGTCGGACAATCTCATCGATCAGAATAACATGGCTTTCTACCCTAACGTCATGTCTGCCAG ATGGTTAGGGTTCAACCTCGATTTGATAGGGAACTTTGTGGTGCTCTTTACGAGTATGTTTGCTGTGATAGCAAAGGGTAACACCACAGCCGGTATCGTTGGCCTGTCTGTCTCTTATGCAATGAGA GTGACAAATATACTGAGTTACATGGTTAAGATGGTGTGTGAGGTGGAGAACTGTGTAGTATCAGCCGATCGGGTCAGAGAGTATGGCAAATTGGAGGAAGAG GCTGCGTGGGATATACCAGAAGAACAACCACCAAAGGAGTGGCCCCAAGAGGGCAAGGTTGAGTTCAGCAACTATTCCGTGAGGTATAGGCAAGGGTTGGACCTGGTCCTCAAGAAAATCAACTGTTCGATTCGACCAGGCGAAAAG GTTGGTATTGTTGGACGGACAGGAGCTGGCAAGTCCTCGTTGACACTGGCCATGTTCAGGATCCTCGAGGCAGCCGAAGGTCACATCACTGTCGACGGGGTCAACATCTCCAAGATTGGTCTGCATGATCTTCGCTCCAAGATTACGATCATACCACAG GACCCAGTCCTGTTCTCGGGCACACTTCGAATGAACCTGGATCCATTCGACCATCACACGGATGAAGATATATGGAATAGTCTCGATCATTCCAATCTGAAAGAATTTGTCCAGTCTCAATCTGAGAAGCTGATGCATGAATGCACAGAGGGAGGCGAAAACCTCAG TGTTGGCCAGCGACAGTTGGTGTGCCTGGCCCGGGCGTTACTCAGAAAGACGAAAATCCTTGTCTTAGATGAAGCCACCGCTGCTGTTGACTTGGAGACGGATGATCTCATTCAGTATACGATCAGAAATGAATTCAAGGAGTGCACGGTGATAACGATAGCCCATCGTCTCAATACCATCATGGATTATGACAG AGTGATAGTGCTAGATAAAGGAGAAATCCGTGAGTTTGATTCTCCAAGTGAACTACTTAAGGATGAGCGTGGAATCTTCTATAGTATGTCAAAAGATGCTGGTCTTGTTTAA